The following proteins come from a genomic window of Macrobrachium nipponense isolate FS-2020 chromosome 18, ASM1510439v2, whole genome shotgun sequence:
- the LOC135197123 gene encoding uncharacterized protein LOC135197123 — MRDTILSAVKQWKQPTMVPLIVVLLVALVADADPGIGLGIGGLGLNGGLGGGFGAAGGLLSAGNYANGFSHSNGYNHGNHFLKGFGGAGGLKHGHLNKHFLGKRSADPEPGLLGIGGLGLNGGLGGGFGGAGGLLSAGNYANGFSHSNGYSHGNHIGGGFKKLGGLGGGHLNKYFLG; from the exons ATGAGAGACACAATACTATCAGCCGTGAAACAGTGGAAACAACCAACCATGGTACCTTTG ATCGTAGTCCTGTTGGTAGCCTTGGTCGCTGATGCTGATCCTGGAATTGGCTTAGGTATCGGAGGCTTAGGCCTAAATGGTGGATTAGGAGGTGGATTCGGCGCCGCTGGTGGACTCTTGAGTGCTGGAAACTATGCCAATGGATTCAGCCACTCAAATGGATACAATCATGGAAACCACTTCCTCAAAGGCTTTGGAGGAGCTGGTGGGCTGAAACATGGTCATCTCAACAAGCATTTCCTCGGCAAACGAAGTGCTGATCCAGAGCCTGGATTACTCGGAATTGGAGGCTTAGGCCTAAATGGTGGTTTAGGAGGTGGATTTGGCGGTGCTGGTGGGCTCTTGAGTGCTGGAAACTATGCCAACGGTTTCAGCCATTCCAATGGATACAGTCATGGAAACCACATTGGAGGAGGATTCAAGAAACTGGGAGGTCTTGGAGGCGGTCATCTTAACAAATACTTCCTCGGGTAG
- the LOC135197122 gene encoding uncharacterized protein LOC135197122, protein MRFVIGILVVGFVADAAPGIGLGLGGGGGFGGFGGGFGAKGGLLSANNYANGFSHSNGYSHGNHFLKGFGGAGGLKHGHLNKKFFGKRSADPEPGLLGGIGLGGGGGFGGFGGGFGAKGGLLSANNYANGFSHSNGYSHGNHFLKGFGGAGGLKHGHLNKKFFGKRSADPEPGLLGGIGLGGGGGFGGFGGGFGAKGGLLGAKNYAHGFSNSKGYSHGSQIGGGFKGLGGLGAGHLKKFFIGKRSIDQEPESE, encoded by the coding sequence ATCGGAATTCTGGTGGTGGGCTTCGTCGCCGATGCTGCTCCTGGAATCGGCTTAGGTCTCGGAGGTGGAGGAGGATTCGGCGGATTCGGAGGTGGATTCGGTGCCAAAGGTGGGCTCTTGAGTGCCAACAATTATGCCAATGGATTCAGCCACTCCAACGGATACAGTCATGGAAACCACTTCCTGAAAGGCTTTGGAGGAGCTGGTGGGCTGAAACATGGCCATCTCAACAAAAAATTCTTCGGGAAGCGCAGTGCTGATCCTGAGCCTGGATTACTCGGGGGAATTGGCCTCGGAGGTGGAGGAGGATTCGGCGGATTCGGTGGTGGATTCGGTGCCAAAGGTGGGCTCTTGAGTGCCAACAACTATGCCAATGGATTCAGCCACTCCAACGGATACAGTCATGGAAACCACTTCCTGAAAGGCTTTGGCGGAGCCGGTGGGCTGAAACATGGCCATCTCAACAAAAAATTCTTCGGGAAGCGCAGTGCTGATCCCGAGCCTGGATTACTCGGAGGTATTGGCCTCGGAGGTGGAGGAGGATTCGGAGGATTCGGCGGTGGATTCGGGGCAAAAGGGGGTCTCTTGGGTGCCAAAAATTATGCCCATGGCTTCAGTAATTCCAAGGGATACAGTCATGGAAGCCAAATTGGAGGAGGCTTCAAGGGACTCGGAGGTCTTGGAGCCGGCCACCTCAAGAAATTCTTCATTGGGAAGCGAAGCATCGACCAAGAGCCTGAGTCCGAATAA